One stretch of Arachis duranensis cultivar V14167 chromosome 1, aradu.V14167.gnm2.J7QH, whole genome shotgun sequence DNA includes these proteins:
- the LOC107480563 gene encoding uncharacterized protein LOC107480563, translating into MSRTIRLDAESNATLRDLIFSTAKATYVEEWNRKMNHLKEVNRECYDKLAALDPKMERFVEKKKKAAKFIGKILPKSRKKLDIICRRSMEWQARWARDLKYEGSAPTSAETSTAPSATVSQRGRGRGRGRGGSRCGKARSATPAVSQPAPTLPPPAPPLPAPAPTSSTAPPLPPPATPPLPAPAPTRSTAPPLPRTKNFGVRRSGRLKIGVKKAKAGPSETIDLTAY; encoded by the exons ATGTCAAGAACGATTAGGTTAGATGCAGAGTCAAATGCAACTTTAAGGGACTTGATATTTTCTACAGCTAAAGCAACTTATGTGGAAGAGTGGAATAGAAAGATGAATCATTTGAAAGAGGTCAATAGAGAGTGTTATGACAAGTTGGCAGCCTTGGACCCTAAG ATGGAGAGGTTtgttgagaagaagaaaaaagcagCTAAGTTCATAGGAAAAATACTGCCAAAGTCTAGAAAGAAGTTGGATATCATATGTAGAAGGTCTATGGAATGGCAAGCTAGGTGGGCTAGAGATTTAAAGTATGAG GGTAGTGCCCCTACTTCTGCTGAAACTTCCACTGCTCCTTCTGCCACTGTTagccaaagaggaaggggaaggGGACGTGGCAGAGGGGGATCCAGATGTGGAAAGGCTAGATCTGCTACTCCTGCTGTTTCTCAGCCAGCTCCAACACTGCCTCCGCCAGCTCCACCACTGCCTGCACCAGCTCCAACAAGTTCCACAGCTCCACCCCTACCTCCACCAGCTACTCCACCACTACCTGCACCAGCTCCAACAAGGTCCACAGCTCCACCACTGCCTAGgacaaaaaattttggtgtaagGCGCAGTGGA